From the genome of Cervus elaphus chromosome 7, mCerEla1.1, whole genome shotgun sequence:
GGTGAGTTTGTTACCAGTTGCTACAGAGAATTAAAGATCAGGTTAACCTCAATGGCAAACAGTGAGAACActgtgaaaatacaaaaaattctCATATACCATTCCTTGTGTATACAAAGATAATTATTTTTCCCAGGGAGAAAATAGAGATGTAAAAAGATGTGCAGTCACCACCAGGAatcttagaattaaaaaaaaaaaaccaaaaaactctaGAGCTTACCTCCTCTATTCCCCTCATTTTGGGGGAGTTGGCCTTTTAGGGATGGGGCATGGTCCAGGGTCCAGCAGCCACTAGTGACCAGAGGCCATGTGTCCAGCCTGTAGCCAGCACTCTTTCTCCTACGtcttggagaattccaggcagGATTTCCGTGGAGTTTCTTCGAACTTTTCACCTGTGGGTGTTTCAGCTGCTGCTGTGAGGCCTGTAGGATCTCACGGTCACTCAGTTAACTTCTGCAAGGGCTGCCTTGCGTTGAATCCTTCAATGGTTTCCCGTGGACCAAGCGTGGGTGtctctgccaacacaggagagcTGTCTCACAACAAAGCAAAGAGCACGTTGAAAGGGAATCAGTCAACAAGCACATGTCCTTGTTACCCCTTTCCTGTTCTTAGGTGTGAAGAGGAGCGGGTACAAACAGGAAAGAATTACAAGATAGAGTTAAGGTCAAGGAAGTTAGAAGAGCAGACGCTCCAGACCAGGTGGACGGTGCAGGTGGGAGTGGTTAAGGAGGTTGGGGTGTGGCTTAGAAGGCGTGGTTAAGGAGGTTAGGGGTGTGGTTGGGAAGGGGCGTGGCTAAGGAGGTTAGGGGTGTGGTTGGGAAGGGGCGTGGCTAAGGAGGTTAGGGGTGTGGCTGAGAAGGGGAGTGGTTAAAGAGGTTAGGGGTGTGGTTGGGAAGGGGCGTGGTTAAGGAGGTTAGGGGGTGTGGTTGGGAAGGGGCGTGGCTAAGGAGGTTAGGGGTGTGGCTGAGAAGGGGAGTGGTTAAAGAGGTTAGGGGTGTGGCTGAGAAGGAGAGTGGTTAAGGAGGTTAGGGGTGTGGCTGAGAAGGAGTGGTTAAGGAGGTTAGGGGTGTGGTTGAGATGGGCGTGGTTAAGGAGGTTAGGGGTGTGGTTGGGAAGGGGCGTGGCTAAGGAGGTTAGGGGTGTGGCTGAGGCGTGGTTAAGGAGGTTAGGGGTGTGGTTGGGAAAGGACGTGGTTATGGAAGTTAGGGGTGTGGCTGAGAAGGAAAGTAGGTTCAGAGGGAGATGGTGTGCAGAGAATGTAGGTCAGGGAGAAGGGGGCAAGTTCCAGGCACGGGAGTGCAAAGTGAACATGGCAAGGTCACTGCCCCGCTAGGAGACCGCGCTAACCAGAGCAGAAGTCCTGCTGGGGAGGTGGAAAGGCGTCCCCAACTGAGAGGACAGGACAAGTCTTGCagacaggaaaggaaaatcaTCCTCAGGTGTCTCCCTGAGTGATCTTGAGAGTGATGAGGGTGGGGAGACGGCGGCTGAGTGTTGGGAGAGGGGGAAGATCTAGCTGCCTTTTTCTTAGTGGACTGGAGAAATTAATTTACATAATTCTGTGGAATGCACatcatttttatatacatttgctCCCCCAGACTCTTTTTATCTTGTAAAATATGTCCCTTCCCCCTTGCTTTAGACTTGAACCTTGCCAATGGACCTGATTGGTTTTGGTTATGCAGCCCTGGTGACATTCGGAAGCATTTTGGGATATAAGCGGAGAGGTGAGGCCAAACCAGATTTTTCCTCAAAAGGACCTGGTGGGAGGTTGTGCTGGGATCATCTGAGGAGTCTATAAATAGGACAGGAAGCTAATGAAGTCCTCAGGTGGCTGAGGACCAGCATTTGGTGGGAGGATTcggggaaggaggtggggttCCCTGGGGCTGGGTGAACAGAGCCTGTCATTCCAGAGCCTGGGTGTCTGGGTCTCCCTTCATCTGTTAATATCAGTTGCATAATTAATTGAGTTAACCTCCTCAGGGCTACTCATTTATTAtcagatgagtttttttttttttttttttaacatactccTAGTGTCAAaagggcttcctttgtagctcaggctggtaaagaatccgcctccaatctgggaaacctgggttcaatccttgggttgggaagacaccctggagaagggaacagctacccactccagttttctggcctagagaattccatggactgtacagtccatggggtcccaaatgTGTCAAAAAACTGAATTATGTTTATATTGTGTGTGGCAACAGAAAATTTGTTCAGTACTTAGTTATAATATCTGAAGTGGTCTCTTCATCTCTGTCCCAAGGTGGAGAAAACACCCAGTTGATAAAATAAAGGATttcatggagaaaaaaatgaaaggccaagttttatattttactttgttttaaggTAGATGCATTTATATAGTCACAGTGTCCcacatttctctttcttatttttttaagaaattcataAAATGAAGTTATATTTTGAAGACTGTTTTATCAGTGACATTGGGGGACTTGAATTTCAGGTCTATATGGTTTTGAAGGTTACTTCTTTTAGTGATTTTTTGAGGTGTAGGAAAAGGAGAGcgagagcgtgtgtgtgtgtgtgtgtgtgtgtgtgtgtgtgtgtgttggggttgCTGCAGGGTGTGGCAGGAAAGGGTTACTTTAGTTGTAAGGCATCTTCTTCCACTTGTTGCCTGAAGAATTAAGCTAGAACCTAGTGCATGTCACTTCTGTTTctggatgggtgtgtgtgtatgtgcattgcTGTAATGGTTCTTAACCCTGCTGCAATCTGAATTTTCTGTAgatgtttaaaaaacagagatgccttgtaactgaatcactttgctgtacaccagtaactaacacaacactgtaatcaactatacttcaataaaaataaatgatacatttaaatccctctccccccaaaaaacccCAGAGGTGCCTTGACCCTAGAGATTACAATCTGATAGATTCTAAATAGAGTGAGTGCCCTGAAGTGGGGATGGTGTGTGTTGGTCACACTATCACTGGCATGTGCCCTCTTGCTCTCTACCCAGAGCACAGGAAGACCTCTCTGTCTGTCCCAGTGCCCGGGGCAATGCTGGGCAGGTACTGGGTGCGGAAGGGGATGGGTTGGCAACTGGGATCAGTGACCGGATTTTTCCTGTTACTCGTTGTCGTGATCCAGCCCTGAGTCCTTATGTGTTGAGGCTGGAAGCTTTGTTAATTATTCAGGAGAGAACCACTGCTTGGTTTGCATAGGACCCTCTCTACCTCCATGAGTTGAAAACatcatttatcttatttttatcatCACAAGCTGAGAGTGAAATAATAGAGGCAAAGAGAATAGGGGGAATAAAAGAGGGACATAAAGAAGTTAGATAATTGTCTAAGATCATGCAGTCGCCATTGGAAGCACGACGATAAGGCAGGCTCTATCTCCATACCCATCCCTCCCATTGCTGTGTTCTCGGGGTTCAGCATGAAACAGTCATTTCTTAGAAACTGTCCATGGATAGCTGACACCTGATTTGGCCTTGTGCAGTTACAGTGCCCAAGAAGAAACACATTTCTTCCACTTGTTGCTTATATCACACATTAAGTGATAAAGATATGTCTTCATTTGAGGATTTTCTACCTGAAcccttacttttttttccccctccaggtGGTGTTCTGTCTCTGATTGCTGGTCTTTTTATTGGGTTTTTGGCTGGCTATGGAGCTTACCGTGTCTCCAATGACAAGCGAGATGTAAAGCTGTCACTGTGTAAGGCATTTTTTTCCTGGTTATGCAAAATCAAAGCCTGGGGGTAGCTTTTTAATACCCAGCCCAGTGTCCTAGAAAATACCGGTCAGATGGCAGGTGGCAAAATGCTTGTATGGAGGTGGAACACTATCCTTGTTCCTTTCTACACAGACCTCATCAAAAGTGATGATGTTGCTGCCAGGCCTCAGAGGAATATTTCTGTAAAGTTTGTTactaggaagagaaaataaaattagaaaaaatgagGAATTATGTCTGAATTTTCTGCTAACCCTCCTAAATGCATGTTAGCATAGTTTATATTACTGTGAAAATATCTAAAAAGTGAGTCTTGGATTGTTTTATTGAATTCACAAACTGCTTTTAGATCCCACTTTGCCTTAAGAGTTAACCTAGAAAAGCaaggctggggcttccctgactgtccagcggttgagactttgccttttAAAGCAGAGGGTGTAGGTCTGAACTTCTGGgcagggcactagatcccacatgctgcaaatatgacttggcacagccaaataaatagataaatattttttaaaaagatatacgTATATTGGGCATTTTATTCATATGCACTTAAACAGTTAATATATGTTATTGCCAGTCATGTTGATTTGTGTATCAGCAAGTGATTTTGCCTTGAAAGTTGTTCTTAAATTGTGATATCAATGGCCTCATCTCTTACATAATCTCTGATCATAGTGGTTCAGCTCCTAAAAGGCTGATATGGTGCTTCTGAATTTAGTATTATTACTAGACTGTTGTTATATATTTCATCTCCAGgcattcattttttcaaaatggaatgctacaaaataaagtcagccttttcctactgttattTTATTAATCAAGTCTTACTTTAAAGATTCACTTTAGAAACTGAttcttttccttccatttatTGGATGTCTCCTGTGAGTCTAGGCATACTGCCTAGTGTTCCTGAGGAAACTTGAAAAAGATACAGTCTTGGCCTTCCCAGGAGTGTTCTATAAATAGAAATTTAAGTTAGAAAagcactttttcttttcaagatatTTCAGTAATGGATTTTAACATGCTTGTTTACTCAGAAACCTTGTTGATTAGCTAATTTATAAGGTATTTTGACAGAACACTTTTATCTTTTCAAGAGCATAGCAACTCAGTACCAACACATAATCATTGTTTTATCAGAAAGCTGAAATCAAATCCCTCTGTTTCACAAGCAAGCACTGATAACATGTTTGAGGCCCTGGTTCATGCACCGGTCTGTTTTTTAGTTACAGCTTTCTTCCTGGCCACCATAATGGGGGTGAGATTTAAGAGATCCAAGAAAATCATGCCAGCTGGACTGGTTGCAGGTTTAAGGTAAGAAAAACCTATTTTGATCTATTCTTTTCTCTGCTGTCATTTTGAAGTGCCGAATTTTGGGCAAAAGTCAGTTTTAACTTGAAAGgtcaaagtaatttttattacAGTCAGCATAACTGTAAAACCTTAAAACATCATCCATTCAATCAATTGCTGACATTTATGTGCCTGGGAATGTTTTTATCAAATACACTTAGTTTTGCTGTAGTATCTGATCACATGTACACAATTACCGTTTTTCAgaataaagatttaaaatcagcctcattttttttctcaggaTTTACCTGTCTGAGACAGTAAGTGTATTCATTTAAATCTGATATCTCTCTTAGAGAGTTCGACAGTGATAGTCTCTCGCAGTTATTTTGagtttttaagagagaaaacttaatattttttaaaaagataaacagggAGCTTCATGTTTCTCTTAATCTTAATTCTTTCCATGAGATTAAGCACATTCCCAAGTGAAAATTTGtgcataacattttaaattcttgGAAGCTGCCTTTATATGTTGAAAGCTGTCAATGTGTTAATTTTCTTTGATGTACGTTTTCACTTTTAACAATTTATGCAAAAGAAATAATGAGATGTATACAAAGGCTGATGTTTATTGCAACTGTGTGTCTAGTTGAAGACATGAACTGAAAAATTAGAAGCAGCTTGAAAATTCACCAGTAAGGAAATGGTTCAATAGTTGTTTTGTCCACTTAGTGGAATATTGAGCAAGCATTGCATCTCATGTTTTCAAAAACCATTTAGTGATGTTTGAAAATATCAATGACAAAATAGGAgatgaaaacagaataaataaccAAATATAGTGTGATCTCAATTTTTTGAAAGTCTGTGTATAAATAAGATAGGAAGGAAATTCTTCAAATACTTCATATTAATAATCTCTAGGTGGTAATGGAATGAGAAATTTTCTGCTTTCTACTTTTCAATAGAATTTTCTAGCGCGGCTGGATATAGTGTTTATGATTTGGGAACAAAAGTGTGATTATACAGGGCTGATTTCTAATGAGAGTCCTGTTCTAATAATGATGCTTGGCGGTGGAAAGTCAAAGTAGGGTTTACAGGTTAAAAAGACAAGACTCCAAACTTGGAAAGTAGCTGAGATTGTAATAATGGCATAAAATTGCCCCTTGATGAGTTTTTCAAGCTCCTTGCCTTTACTAACTATTGAAAATTGTGTTTTCTAACCTTTCTCTTATGAAAGTTCAGCCCAGATTTTCAGAAGATTGAATTCTGATTTTTCTCCATCACTTATTGAACATTTTTAAGTGGCCAGTTCAGTCACATCTTGGAATTTCAAGTACAGGGATCCTGAGAGCGTCTCTGGCCCAGGGAGTAGCAGCAGAGATGCACCCTGGAAGCCGGGGTCTAGTACCACCTGCTAGGTGGGCATGTGAGCCTTCTCTCGCCTCCTGAGTCACCTCCCCTTGCCTGTCTTTTGTTTTAATCCAGCCTCTTGATGATCCTGAGACTTGTCTTACTGCTGCTTTGAGAATCCAGAGGAAGTGAAAACTAAATCTGAGTCATTCTGCTGTAACGGGCAGAAGCCCACTGTTTGTGTTGAAAAGATAAATTCCAGTGTGGGATGTTCGATGTGGTCTTATTTTATGTTGGAAACTGCCCGAGAAACACTGTTGCCTCTGATAAGGACACTAGTTtgagggatttttgttttttttaaataaacagtttAACCGTTTTCCAATTGTTAGATTCTGATTTCAATTaagatatttttatgaaattgtgAAGTATATCATAAATTGTGATgtactctttgattttttttatatgtcATGTTTTATAGATGGTGGTTCCCAACACTCATGTCTGGAATAAGTTTAAATTATAAACTAACTTATCAGATGATGGAACGCCCTAAGTGGGCTTCACGGAATGCTCTTGTATCTATTtgtcatttgtgttatatttgattttttttccattttaattgtatttctgccagtgttttttttttttttctttaataaacttCATCCCCAGCACACTCTGTGCAAATAGAATGTATTCAGTATTCAAATAAAAGACCTGTTTTAAACCTgtttctctcattttattttatttttttttgtttctctcattttaaaatcttctctATATCCTCATCATCTTTGATAGTATTTTTCCCAAGGATTCTATTCTACTCcctttataataacaaaataaataaaagtttaaatgtttacaatttggaataataaatattaagaaaatatactGATACATGGCTCCCTGATTGTTATTCTTtaattgtaattcttttttttttttaattgtaattctTTTATGTTAAATAGTGTTAGGGCATCAGATCACCCTCATTCTATACTGTGAAGATCAACTGCAGTTAATTAACTACCATTCTCAAAACCAAGAGCAAGAAACATCTCTATTTCCAGGGAATCCTACCATTTTAAGAAGACAAGACAAATGCCTTCTCCTTATTcacttacaaaatattttcaatattattgcATAAGTTATAGGAACTCATTGTAGACAAATCAGAAAATATGGATAAGCTAAAAACATTTGTCCTCCTTACTGGCCTTTTTTCTCAGATTGAGCAGGTGTTTAGTAGATCTGTACTTTTCCTTGTGGCTATGTCTTAATGAGTAGAAACATGGCATTCGCAAGGTAGAAACTGGGCACTTAACTACCTTTAAAAAGAATCCTGTGTAAGAGTGGAGTGTGTATGAGggcatctcttcttttttcccctctactctTTGTTTTCACAAAATAAGTTCTCtttcacactactatatataaaataggtaaccaacaaatacctactatatagcacagggaactatattcagtattttgtaataacctgtgatggaaaagaatctaaaaaaagagagataactgaatcactttgctgtataactgaaactaacacaacattgtaaatcaactatatttcaatacgttttttaagaaaaacaaaaacaaccccaaaTAAGTTATCTCTGGGTCTGCTCATGGTGCCCAGTATGAAGACTTTCTCTCCACCTCCTCTTCTGTGTCCCCAAACTTTCTCATTTCAGACAGTTGGTGGTGGGGATTCCCCTCTTTCTCACATATTTTcaccagcaaaagaaaaaaaaggggggggggtggtggggagagctGACATAATCACCTTGGTGCTCTTCTCCAAGCCTTTGTTTGATTCTTAGGAAGCCCAGAGACAGTGATTTTCCTAAAGTCCCTCAGCTAAAGGGTGGGAAGGACCAGGGCTGGGATCTCTCCTTTCCAAGCCCACCACCTTCTGGATACTctcatcttgctgctgctgctgctgagtcgctttagtcatgtctggctctgtgtgaccccatagacggcagcccaccaggctcccccgtccctgggattctccaggcaggaatactggagtgggttgccatttccttctccaatgcgtgaaagtgaagtcgctcagtcacgtctgactcctagtgaccccatggactgcagcccaccaggctcctctgtccatgggattttccaggcaagagtactggagtgggttgcaattgcCTTCTCGGACTCTCATCTTAGCAAATGTCTAATCTGTATTTAACTACTTTTGAGAGGAAGAAGACATGTTCCAAAATTATTAACAAAGACAAGAATACAGATAGGGGTAACCAAAATAAACCAAAGCTTCCCCCAAAGCATTTTCCCTTAAATTTAAAGATTACTTGTGACTTTTATGAAgtgtgatttgaaaaaaaaaaaaaagcatatattcCTGATTTCAATTTCCCCTAAAATTTCTCATGTCAGGAACTGCAGGCTAATTTTTTGCTGTCTGGTTTGGCAAGACTCCAGAAGTTCCTAGAGTGGAGCCCAGTCTAAAATTCCAATGAGGGCATTCTTGTTACCTTGTTAGGCCTTGCGGGAAGctggggaagaggggagagggcAGCTGTGAACCCCGCCAGGCCCAGGGGTGCACAGTCTGGGTGGGGCCATGAAACATTCTGAGATACATCAAAAGTCCAAATAGATACCATCGAAAGAATTTTCTGGTATATTAAAATTGAGTTTCTCCAGATTACACAGAAAAGTTTTCCCAGCAGAACTTTGTTTTACAAAAATGATGTGTTCTTTTCAATGTGTTTACAGGCTTACTATGTGAGGGCTTACTATCTGCAGGGGCTCCAAAGATAAAGTGCAGCTGTTTTGGCAAAGTTGTATATGCTAGAGCATGATGATTCAACTTCTGAAAATTTGCCAAGACTCACATTGTAAGGGAAATTTGGGCACAGAAGGTGAATATTGACTAGGAACTTTCTTCTAACCCTGGCTGGCTCGGATGGTGCCAAtgctgaaaataaaaaccatgagGAAATCAGAAGACCCATGAAGAGCATCACATAGCTCAGATTTGGCCCTTCCCCGATTTGAAAAAATTAGGTCATCAGAAGAAGAAGTGACAAGTTAAACACTATTTTTTATACTAAGCAGTATTTTTTACTGTTTCTTAAGAAACATTGCCTGTTTCTTAACATTCTTGAGACACAGTTATGAAAAGCATTGTgtcccttttttccttccttccctcccttccttcctttgttaAAATCGCTGTTTGCACCACCTTGGATAAGCTCAGTATCAACAACCAGTTACCACAGACTTTGGGCACTTATTTAAAAACACTGAGTCATTCATTCACAGCTCAACATTTAAAGAATAAGTGGTAAAAACTGCTTTTCGTTTGGGTATCAAATAAAGAGTTTTCTACAACTGCTCCCTAAGTAAGTGCTTAATAACCCCCTGAGATCAAAGTCATTTTCCTATgctgttatgattttttttttttttttttttggccaaattacagcatgtgggatcttagttcccaagaacccgtgtcctctgcattggaagcacaaaaGTGCggaatctcagccactggattgccagggaattctcagCCCCCATCCTTTGAATACATT
Proteins encoded in this window:
- the TMEM14A gene encoding transmembrane protein 14A, producing the protein MDLIGFGYAALVTFGSILGYKRRGGVLSLIAGLFIGFLAGYGAYRVSNDKRDVKLSLFTAFFLATIMGVRFKRSKKIMPAGLVAGLSLLMILRLVLLLL